One Phoenix dactylifera cultivar Barhee BC4 chromosome 8, palm_55x_up_171113_PBpolish2nd_filt_p, whole genome shotgun sequence genomic window carries:
- the LOC103707393 gene encoding transcription repressor OFP5-like, with protein sequence MQWTRRREQQEQTKRKKKKKKKHLSSTSRSSTSFSFTRVLPPSLISKLKRLATKLNSRPHKPKRSTAPKPISHSSPASSSSSTAGVTPSPYHHRSAAHRLPSSPVDDVLRRIAARFPPSVDDERLLVRSRTSRPTRPSSLTDLELRPIRCRRSDFRLAGSSPETPRALEIPTEIERSGADRRLRRRNQRWWKPIDGSETPRRRPLGDRRLKGPATEETEGSPDPTTRSTPPRLPKPIENAGIDPPRRLMHGPDPDRKSIAGKIRRRARVRVYSPRAEMGRTKASAARVRGKDAEKGRRELESFAVLKCSRDPQRDFRESMMEMIAEKGMRQAEELEGLLACYLYVNSDQHHDVIVKVFRQVWLDLIRERFGSESESESELGDSCSPAFHSRAG encoded by the coding sequence ATGCAATGGACGAGGCGGCGGGAGCAGCAAGAGCAgacgaaaaggaagaagaagaagaagaagaagcatttGTCCTCCACGTCCAGGTCCTCCACGAGCTTTTCCTTTACGCGGGTCCTTCCTCCCTCTTTGATCTCGAAGCTAAAGCGCCTCGCCACCAAACTTAATTCCCGGCCGCACAAGCCCAAGCGAAGCACCGCACCCAAACCCATCTCCCACTCCtcccccgcctcctcctcctcctccaccgccgGCGTCACTCCCAGCCCATACCACCACCGTTCCGCTGCCCACCGTCTCCCCTCCTCACCTGTCGACGACGTCCTCCGCCGGATCGCCGCCCGCTTCCCGCCATCCGTGGATGATGAGAGACTTCTCGTCCGATCCAGGACGAGTCGCCCAACTCGGCCCAGTTCGTTGACTGATCTCGAACTGAGGCCGATTCGTTGTCGTAGATCGGACTTCCGACTCGCCGGGAGTTCCCCAGAAACGCCGCGGGCTCTTGAGATCCCCACGGAGATCGAGCGGTCTGGGGCCGATCGCAGGCTCCGGCGACGGAATCAGCGTTGGTGGAAACCGATCGATGGATCGGAGACGCCTCGAAGGAGACCTTTGGGGGATCGCAGGTTAAAAGGACCGGCGACAGAGGAAACAGAGGGAAGTCCGGATCCGACAACAAGATCCACGCCTCCTCGTCTTCCAAAACCGATCGAGAACGCCGGAATCGATCCTCCTCGAAGATTGATGCACGGTCCAGATCCGGATCGGAAATCCATCGCCGGAAAGATTCGCCGCAGAgcaagggttagggtttacTCCCCTCGGGCGGAGATGGGGAGAACGAAGGCGTCGGCGGCGAGGGTGAGAGGGAAAGACgcggagaaggggaggagggagTTGGAGAGCTTCGCGGTGTTGAAGTGCTCGCGGGATCCGCAAAGGGATTTCAGGGAGTCGATGATGGAGATGATCGCGGAGAAGGGGATGCGGCAGGCGGAGGAGCTGGAAGGGTTGCTGGCCTGCTACCTGTACGTCAACTCGGACCAGCACCACGACGTCATCGTCAAGGTGTTCCGCCAGGTCTGGCTCGACTTGATTCGGGAGCGCTTCGGGTCCGAGTCCGAGTCCGAGTCCGAGCTCGGAGACAGTTGTTCTCCTGCGTTTCATTCTCGAGCGGGATGA
- the LOC103707374 gene encoding protein BZR1 homolog 3-like, with translation MTSGTRLPTWKERENNKRRERRRRAIAAKIYTGLRMYGNYKLPKHCDNNEVLKALCNEAGWIVEPDGTTYRKGYKPPPAERMDVVGCSVSPSPCASYNPSPASSSFPSPASSSYITNANNAVNVADGNFPQHHLYMHGGSISAPVTPPLSSPTARTPRIKTDWDDSAAQPPWASASYMFIPNSTPPSPGRQVIPDPAWLAGIHLPTGGPSSPTFSLVSSNPFGFFKEVIAGGGSSRMMTPGQSGTCSPVMPGGAGHVDVQMSDGMSDEFAFGSSSNGNHPPPGLVKAWEGERIHEECGSDELELTLGSSRTRADA, from the exons ATGACGTCTGGGACGAGGCTTCCGAcatggaaggagagggagaacaACAAGCGGAGGGAGAGGAGGCGCCGGGCGATCGCCGCGAAGATCTACACGGGGCTCCGGATGTACGGCAACTATAAGCTGCCAAAGCACTGCGACAACAACGAGGTCCTCAAGGCCCTCTGCAACGAGGCCGGCTGGATCGTCGAGCCCGACGGCACCACCTACCGCAAG GGATACAAGCCACCACCGGCAGAGCGCATGGATGTAGTAGGGTGCTCTGTTTCTCCAAGCCCATGCGCCTCGTATAACCCTAGCCCTGCCTCGTCATCTTTCCCGAGCCCTGCATCCTCATCCTACATAACAAATGCCAACAATGCTGTCAATGTTGCTGATGGCAACTTCCCACAGCACCATCTCTATATGCATGGTGGTTCCATCAGTGCTCCAGTGACCCCTCCTTTGAGTTCTCCGACTGCTCGTACGCCTCGCATTAAGACTGACTGGGATGATTCAGCTGCCCAGCCACCTTGGGCCAGTGCAAGTTACATGTTCATACCAAATTCCACTCCACCAAGCCCTGGCCGTCAGGTTATTCCTGATCCTGCCTGGCTTGCGGGAATCCACCTTCCAACCGGAGGTCCATCATCGCCCACTTTCAGCCTTGTCTCATCAAATCCATTCGGCTTCTTCAAGGAGGTGATTGCAGGTGGGGGATCTTCAAGAATGATGACACCAGGGCAGAGCGGCACATGTTCCCCAGTCATGCCAGGTGGGGCTGGCCATGTAGATGTTCAGATGTCGGATGGCATGTCCGATGAGTTTGCATTTGGCAGCAGCAGCAACGGCAATCATCCACCACCAGGATTGGTGAAGGcatgggagggagagaggatcCATGAGGAGTGTGGATCAGATGAGCTGGAGCTCACTCTTGGGAGCTCGAGGACCAGAGCTGATGCCTGA